The following nucleotide sequence is from Pseudomonas sp. S09G 359.
CAGTTTGCCTTGGGCCAGCACGCGGCTGTGGATTTGCGCGTGTTCCGGGTCGTGCAGGCTCAGGCCCACGTCGGCGTCGCGCAGCAGCAGGCTCCTGACGATGTCCCGGGTCGGCTGGCTCGACAGGTTGCAGGGCGTGTCCTGAAAGCGCCGACGCAGCAACGCAATGCTTTGCGGCAACAACTGATTGGCCAGGGGCGGCGTGCACAGGGCGCGCAGGGTTGGGGCGTGGTGGTGTTTCAAGCGGCTGGCCAGGCGCTGCACGGGTTCCAGCGCTTCATACACATGGGCGATTTCGGCCTGCAGCTCCAGGGTCTCGCGGGTGGCTTGCAAGCGCCCCCGCACGCTGGCGAACAGCATGAAGCCCAATTGCTGCTCGGCGTCCTTGAGCGCTGCCTCTACATCGCCCACGGGGAGTTGCAACCATTCGGCGGCCGTGCCGAGGTGTCCGGTCTGCAAGATGGCCTGAATCACTTCGATATGACGTAAACGCATCGCCGGAGTCTATGTGCAGTGCGGTGGGGTTTCAATGGCACAGGCCGGCCAGCGCAAAAAAGACTGCGCGGTGATCTGGTGTTCGGCCCAGACCGCATTAGAATGGCTCGACTGATCACTGACGACCATTACAACA
It contains:
- a CDS encoding LysR substrate-binding domain-containing protein → MRLRHIEVIQAILQTGHLGTAAEWLQLPVGDVEAALKDAEQQLGFMLFASVRGRLQATRETLELQAEIAHVYEALEPVQRLASRLKHHHAPTLRALCTPPLANQLLPQSIALLRRRFQDTPCNLSSQPTRDIVRSLLLRDADVGLSLHDPEHAQIHSRVLAQGKLQLLAPHGWLKPKQKYIALQDLAGQSMIGLEGQDPLSRQLDAKLQALRPLPVVQTRVQTYQMMRSMVEAGEGLAIVDPFTAYGAREAGLDACPVSPPIAVSLYALTLKEATASPALNALLEIVAQKAEGLILM